From one Burkholderia latens genomic stretch:
- the denD gene encoding D-erythronate dehydrogenase, which produces MKVLITGGAGFLGQRLARKLLERGELTGPDGRTGKIDELVLLDVVQGSDFGDARVTSIVGDIADRAVLERAIDTQTGAIFHLAAIVSGQAEADFDLGMRINLDASRALLEVCRARGHKPRVVFTSSVAVYGGALPDVVQDDTALNPQSSYGAEKAIAELLLCDYARRGFVDGRVLRLPTISVRPGRPNAAASSFASGIIREPLNGEESVCPVPGSTRLWLLSPRGAIEALVAGCELDGARLGNKRAINLPGLSVSVDEMIDALREVAGNDVVKLIRHAPDERIEKIVGSWPGRWDTTRAEALGLKGDTSFADVIRSYIADERH; this is translated from the coding sequence ATGAAAGTACTGATCACCGGCGGCGCCGGCTTTCTCGGCCAGCGTCTCGCGCGCAAGCTGCTCGAGCGCGGAGAACTGACCGGCCCCGACGGCCGGACCGGCAAGATCGATGAGCTGGTGCTGCTCGATGTCGTCCAGGGCAGCGACTTCGGCGATGCACGCGTGACGTCCATCGTCGGTGACATCGCAGACCGCGCGGTGCTCGAGCGTGCGATCGACACGCAGACGGGCGCGATCTTCCACCTCGCGGCAATCGTCAGCGGCCAGGCCGAAGCCGATTTCGATCTCGGCATGCGGATCAATCTCGATGCGTCGCGCGCGCTGCTCGAAGTGTGCCGCGCGCGCGGCCACAAGCCGCGCGTCGTGTTCACGAGCTCGGTAGCCGTCTACGGCGGCGCGCTGCCCGACGTCGTGCAGGACGACACCGCGCTGAACCCGCAATCGTCGTACGGCGCCGAGAAGGCGATCGCCGAACTGCTGCTGTGCGACTACGCGCGCCGCGGCTTCGTCGACGGCCGCGTGCTGCGGCTGCCGACCATCAGCGTGCGGCCAGGCCGCCCGAACGCTGCAGCGTCGTCGTTCGCGAGCGGCATCATCCGCGAGCCGCTGAACGGCGAGGAAAGCGTGTGCCCGGTGCCAGGCTCGACCCGGCTGTGGCTGCTGTCGCCGCGCGGCGCGATCGAAGCGCTCGTCGCCGGGTGCGAGCTCGACGGCGCGCGGCTTGGCAACAAGCGTGCGATCAACCTGCCGGGCCTGTCGGTGTCGGTCGATGAAATGATCGACGCGCTGCGCGAAGTCGCCGGCAACGACGTCGTGAAACTGATCCGCCACGCGCCGGACGAACGCATCGAGAAGATCGTCGGCAGCTGGCCGGGCCGCTGGGACACGACGCGCGCGGAAGCGCTCGGACTGAAGGGCGATACGTCGTTCGCAGACGTGATCCGCAGCTACATCGCCGACGAACGGCATTGA
- a CDS encoding DUF4148 domain-containing protein, with protein sequence MKTCIALLIVAGACAAQASFAQSNTPLTRAQVREELMRLEAAGYDPSKGDDGEYPADIQAAQARVAANEHARMAASAAGAPVPLGN encoded by the coding sequence ATGAAAACTTGTATCGCACTACTGATCGTGGCCGGCGCGTGTGCCGCTCAAGCGTCGTTCGCGCAATCGAATACGCCGCTGACGCGCGCGCAGGTTCGTGAAGAGTTGATGCGTCTGGAGGCGGCCGGGTACGACCCGTCGAAAGGCGACGACGGCGAATATCCGGCGGACATTCAGGCGGCACAAGCGCGGGTGGCCGCGAACGAGCATGCACGAATGGCGGCGTCTGCCGCTGGCGCGCCGGTCCCGCTCGGAAACTAG
- a CDS encoding DUF4148 domain-containing protein — MNTYWLVAATVAAISVASVATPASAQALTRAQVRQQLIDAENDGLRFVTDTSYPAVSPMFERQAAQMPQRQAETALGSAPAATTDAGKPAMPAPSARTAACVGPESFCTLYFGS; from the coding sequence ATGAATACGTATTGGCTGGTGGCCGCCACGGTGGCGGCAATTTCCGTCGCGAGTGTCGCGACGCCCGCGTCGGCACAGGCGCTGACGCGCGCGCAGGTCAGGCAGCAATTGATCGACGCCGAAAACGACGGGTTGCGCTTCGTGACCGACACGTCATACCCGGCGGTGAGCCCGATGTTCGAGCGGCAAGCCGCGCAGATGCCGCAACGGCAGGCGGAGACTGCGCTCGGCAGCGCGCCGGCCGCGACGACCGATGCGGGCAAGCCGGCAATGCCCGCGCCGAGTGCGCGCACCGCAGCGTGCGTGGGTCCGGAAAGCTTCTGCACGCTGTACTTCGGAAGCTGA
- a CDS encoding aspartyl/asparaginyl beta-hydroxylase domain-containing protein, which yields MSVVYDYAAGLLRRLYDRHIDSGAVLDTAAFPDAERFVRAWPAIRAEALDVARDLPRIPRFHEIMREQRDISANDARDWRMFIMQAYGQPFPRNLSRCPTVAAIVAASPDVLSASLSFLAPGKYIPPHRGPFRGILRGYLVLSMPKRADGTPAAVLKVDGREYRLEEGRFLLWDDTFVHEVWNDSDEVRIVLLLDIRRRGMPRVLTWLSNAVIGIVRLGIRVRGQSIPV from the coding sequence ATGTCCGTCGTATACGACTATGCAGCCGGCCTGCTTCGCAGGCTGTACGACCGCCATATCGACAGCGGCGCCGTACTCGATACGGCCGCATTCCCCGACGCCGAACGTTTCGTTCGCGCGTGGCCGGCCATTCGCGCAGAAGCGCTCGACGTCGCGCGCGATCTGCCGCGCATCCCGCGCTTTCACGAGATCATGCGCGAGCAGCGCGACATCTCGGCCAACGATGCGCGCGACTGGCGAATGTTCATCATGCAGGCTTACGGACAGCCGTTTCCGCGCAACCTGTCGCGCTGCCCGACCGTCGCAGCAATCGTCGCGGCGTCGCCGGACGTGCTGTCCGCGTCGCTGTCGTTCCTTGCGCCGGGCAAGTACATCCCGCCGCATCGCGGGCCGTTCCGCGGCATTCTGCGCGGCTATCTGGTGCTGTCGATGCCGAAGCGCGCAGATGGCACGCCGGCTGCCGTGCTCAAGGTCGACGGCCGCGAATATCGGCTCGAAGAAGGCCGTTTCCTGCTGTGGGACGACACGTTCGTGCACGAGGTCTGGAACGACAGCGACGAAGTGCGGATCGTGCTGCTGCTCGATATCCGCCGGCGCGGAATGCCGCGCGTGCTCACGTGGCTGTCGAACGCTGTGATCGGCATCGTGCGGCTCGGGATTCGCGTGCGCGGGCAGTCGATTCCGGTCTAG
- a CDS encoding LysR substrate-binding domain-containing protein, with product MTEQTKNPQSGYAGHAYPLADLTRALPPLTAFQAFVAAAELGSFNRAAEHLCRTQGAVSRQVQQLEAHYRCALFVRHPSGLTLTAEGTALLAVAVDVLAQLARHAHAHAHAASTLTLRLPSTFAIRWLLPRLAALNHALPRTELRIHTSADDTPDFTDAGFDAIVVRGSGHWTGIVAVPLFDECLTPLCTRETGASLKSAADLARATLLHPAGNRDEWRCWLNAVGAVQVDPATGLVFDTLELTLTAAAQGHGVAIGDPRMAADRIAAGTLVAPFPDVVRNGLGYYLVYPAQRAAQPAIQALADVLTRLARED from the coding sequence ATGACCGAACAAACGAAAAATCCGCAATCCGGGTATGCCGGACACGCATATCCGCTCGCGGACCTCACCCGCGCGCTGCCGCCGCTGACGGCGTTCCAGGCCTTTGTCGCTGCCGCCGAACTTGGCAGTTTCAATCGCGCAGCCGAGCATCTGTGCCGGACGCAAGGCGCGGTGAGCCGGCAGGTGCAGCAGCTCGAAGCGCATTACCGGTGCGCATTGTTCGTGCGCCATCCGTCGGGGCTCACGCTGACCGCCGAAGGCACCGCATTGCTGGCAGTCGCCGTCGACGTGCTCGCGCAACTGGCGCGACACGCGCATGCCCACGCGCACGCTGCGTCGACGCTTACGTTGCGCTTGCCGTCGACGTTCGCGATTCGCTGGCTGCTGCCGCGGCTGGCGGCGCTCAATCATGCGTTGCCGCGCACCGAGCTGCGCATTCACACATCGGCCGACGACACGCCGGATTTCACCGACGCCGGTTTCGACGCGATCGTCGTGCGCGGCAGCGGACACTGGACGGGCATCGTGGCGGTGCCGCTGTTCGACGAATGCCTGACGCCGCTGTGCACGCGCGAGACCGGCGCGTCGTTGAAGTCCGCCGCCGATCTTGCACGGGCGACGCTGCTGCATCCGGCGGGCAACCGCGACGAATGGCGATGCTGGTTGAACGCCGTCGGCGCGGTGCAGGTCGACCCAGCTACCGGGCTGGTGTTCGATACGCTCGAACTGACGCTGACGGCCGCGGCACAGGGGCATGGCGTTGCGATAGGCGATCCGCGCATGGCGGCGGACCGGATCGCGGCCGGAACGCTGGTTGCGCCGTTTCCGGACGTGGTGCGCAATGGTCTCGGCTACTACCTCGTCTATCCGGCGCAGCGTGCCGCGCAACCGGCGATTCAGGCGCTTGCGGACGTACTGACGCGGCTCGCGCGCGAGGACTGA
- a CDS encoding nuclear transport factor 2 family protein yields the protein MVESSSALYTRQVDTYLKTLERGDAAEICALFTPDAQIFSPFLGWMSPQPFFDKVVAASGQSRITPIDICVSTTGARRATGYFVYDWGLKDGSAVRFECVDVFEFAEDARIERMIIVYDTYPIRSTVGDKYA from the coding sequence ATGGTCGAATCGTCCAGCGCACTATACACGCGGCAGGTCGATACCTACCTGAAAACGCTCGAACGCGGCGATGCAGCCGAGATCTGTGCATTGTTCACGCCGGACGCGCAGATATTTTCGCCATTCCTCGGATGGATGTCGCCGCAGCCGTTCTTCGACAAGGTCGTGGCCGCATCGGGACAAAGCCGGATCACGCCGATCGACATCTGCGTCAGCACGACCGGCGCACGCCGGGCCACCGGCTATTTCGTCTATGACTGGGGACTGAAAGACGGCTCCGCCGTGCGGTTCGAGTGCGTCGACGTATTCGAATTCGCCGAGGACGCGCGCATCGAGCGCATGATCATCGTCTACGACACGTATCCGATCCGCAGTACGGTCGGCGACAAGTATGCATGA
- a CDS encoding MoaD/ThiS family protein, giving the protein MAHIFFAASIQRHIDTPERDVDARTLGEAFEYVFGEQPRLRGYIVDDQGALRKHLSVFIDGQPARDRQHLSDPLGTESRVYVVQALSGG; this is encoded by the coding sequence ATGGCCCACATCTTCTTCGCGGCATCGATCCAGCGGCACATCGACACGCCCGAGCGCGACGTCGACGCGCGCACGCTCGGCGAAGCGTTCGAATACGTGTTCGGCGAACAGCCGCGGCTGCGCGGCTATATCGTCGACGACCAGGGCGCGCTGCGAAAGCACCTGTCGGTGTTCATCGACGGCCAGCCGGCGCGCGACCGGCAACATCTGTCGGATCCGCTCGGTACGGAGAGCCGCGTGTACGTCGTGCAGGCATTGTCCGGCGGGTAA
- a CDS encoding WD40/YVTN/BNR-like repeat-containing protein yields the protein MNDRLLVATRKGLFVLHADGNGGWSLGEPDFIGEPVSMALADPRDGTLYAALNLGHFGVKLHRRRAGAAEWEECAVPVYPPQPAEPPRADTGAHARTGDADAADEAPAPPRPPWTLQQIWSLETGGADEPGVLWAGTIPGGLFRSGDGGDSWVLDRALWDRPERLEWFGGGYDAPGIHSVMVDPRDSRHVTIGISCGGVWQTVDGGATWRVSADGMEADYMPPERRGEPNVQDPHRVVQCAANPDVLWTQHHCAIFRSTDGGAHWQRIEAQPSSFGFAVAVHPRDPDTAWFVPAVKDACRIPVNGRLVVTRTRDGGRSFEILSNGLPPAPAYDLVYRHGLAVDDSGTRVAMASTTGGLWTSEDGGDHWRQISAHLPPVYCVRFG from the coding sequence ATGAACGATCGACTGCTCGTCGCGACCCGCAAGGGCCTGTTCGTGCTTCACGCCGACGGTAATGGCGGCTGGTCGCTCGGCGAACCCGACTTCATCGGCGAACCCGTCAGCATGGCGCTGGCCGACCCGCGCGACGGCACGCTGTATGCGGCGCTCAATCTCGGCCATTTCGGCGTGAAGCTGCATCGTCGTCGCGCCGGCGCGGCAGAATGGGAAGAATGCGCGGTGCCCGTCTATCCGCCGCAGCCCGCCGAGCCGCCGCGGGCCGACACCGGCGCACATGCGCGCACGGGCGACGCCGACGCCGCGGACGAAGCGCCCGCGCCGCCTCGCCCGCCGTGGACACTCCAGCAGATCTGGTCGCTCGAAACCGGCGGCGCCGACGAGCCCGGCGTATTGTGGGCCGGCACGATCCCGGGCGGGCTGTTCCGCTCCGGCGACGGCGGCGATTCGTGGGTGCTCGACCGCGCGCTGTGGGACCGTCCGGAGCGGCTGGAGTGGTTCGGCGGCGGCTACGACGCGCCGGGCATCCATTCGGTGATGGTGGATCCGCGCGACAGCAGGCACGTGACGATCGGCATCTCGTGCGGCGGCGTGTGGCAGACCGTCGATGGCGGCGCGACGTGGCGCGTCAGCGCAGACGGCATGGAGGCCGACTACATGCCGCCCGAGCGGCGCGGCGAGCCCAACGTGCAGGATCCGCATCGCGTCGTCCAGTGCGCGGCCAACCCGGACGTGCTGTGGACCCAGCATCACTGCGCGATCTTCCGCTCGACCGACGGCGGCGCGCATTGGCAACGGATCGAAGCGCAGCCGTCGAGCTTCGGCTTCGCGGTGGCCGTCCATCCGCGCGATCCCGACACCGCGTGGTTCGTGCCGGCCGTGAAGGATGCGTGCCGGATTCCGGTGAACGGCCGGTTGGTCGTCACGCGCACGCGCGACGGCGGGCGCAGTTTCGAGATCCTGTCGAACGGCTTGCCGCCGGCGCCCGCCTACGACCTCGTGTACCGGCACGGGCTCGCGGTGGACGACTCGGGCACGCGTGTCGCGATGGCGTCGACGACGGGTGGACTATGGACGTCCGAGGATGGCGGCGACCACTGGCGGCAGATTTCCGCACATTTGCCGCCCGTGTATTGCGTACGCTTCGGGTGA
- a CDS encoding choline ABC transporter substrate-binding protein, producing the protein MKRLLIAAVCGIGIAAPTSAVYAADPPVCKNVRFADVGWTDIAATTGLAATMLQGLGYTPTKTIASVPITFAGIKSKQIDVFLGYWSPTMDPIIQPFTKAGTIKVLATPNLTGAKYTLAVPDYVYQGGLKSFADIQKYADKLNGKIYGIEPGNDGNALIKKMIDGNQFGLGKFKLVESSEAGMLVEVNRAIRDKQWIVFLGWEPHPMNVQMKIDYLSGGDDVFGPNYGEAKVLTATPPDYAQRCPNVAKFVSNLQFTTSIENHVMVPIMNKEDPNKAAAAWLKANPQSLDKWLAGVTTIDGKPGLPAVKAYLGVH; encoded by the coding sequence ATGAAGCGCCTATTGATCGCAGCGGTATGCGGGATCGGAATTGCCGCGCCGACGTCGGCCGTATATGCGGCCGATCCGCCCGTGTGCAAGAACGTGCGCTTCGCGGACGTCGGCTGGACCGACATCGCGGCCACCACCGGCCTCGCGGCCACGATGCTGCAGGGGCTTGGCTATACGCCGACGAAGACGATCGCGTCGGTGCCGATCACGTTCGCCGGCATCAAGAGCAAGCAGATCGACGTGTTCCTCGGCTACTGGTCGCCGACGATGGACCCGATCATTCAGCCGTTCACGAAGGCCGGCACGATCAAGGTGCTTGCCACGCCAAACCTGACCGGCGCGAAATACACGCTCGCGGTGCCCGACTACGTGTACCAGGGCGGCTTGAAGTCGTTCGCCGATATCCAGAAGTACGCGGACAAGCTCAACGGCAAGATCTACGGGATCGAGCCGGGTAACGACGGCAATGCGCTGATCAAGAAGATGATCGACGGCAACCAGTTCGGTCTCGGCAAGTTCAAGCTGGTCGAATCGAGCGAGGCCGGGATGCTCGTCGAGGTGAATCGCGCGATTCGCGACAAGCAGTGGATCGTGTTCCTCGGGTGGGAACCGCATCCGATGAACGTGCAGATGAAGATCGACTACTTGAGCGGCGGCGACGACGTGTTCGGCCCGAACTACGGCGAAGCGAAGGTGCTGACGGCCACGCCGCCCGACTATGCGCAGCGCTGCCCGAACGTCGCGAAGTTCGTGTCGAACCTGCAGTTCACGACGTCGATCGAGAACCACGTGATGGTGCCGATCATGAACAAGGAAGACCCGAACAAGGCCGCTGCCGCGTGGCTGAAGGCGAACCCGCAATCGCTCGACAAGTGGCTGGCCGGCGTGACGACGATCGACGGCAAGCCGGGCCTGCCGGCGGTGAAGGCGTATCTCGGCGTGCATTGA
- a CDS encoding GlxA family transcriptional regulator, with protein sequence MTSAAAAAVPAACVSPVSSLAHFGFLTLPNFSMIAFSSAVEVLRMANYVGRADHYRWSIYSLDGAPVHASNGIAVRPTQALDYTNLPDVMIVCGGIRIRDVVDDRARDTLAALAERGLPLGGICTGAYALMSGGLLDGYRCTVHWENLSALHAEFPQVGFADELFVVDRDRLTCTGGTAPLDLMLNLVGMRFGQQLAAQVSEQFILERIRSSTDTQPIPVDARVGFSRAELIEVVRLMEANIEEPLSLEELARLVRLSQRHLQRMFKVYLNVSPTHYYLTLRLKRARDLLRTTDASIARVTTTCGFHSPCHFSKAYRAQFGHAPSYERRLPGR encoded by the coding sequence GTGACGTCCGCCGCCGCCGCCGCCGTGCCCGCCGCTTGCGTTTCACCGGTTTCGTCGCTTGCCCATTTCGGTTTCCTCACGCTGCCGAACTTTTCGATGATCGCGTTCTCGAGCGCCGTCGAAGTGCTTCGGATGGCGAACTACGTCGGACGTGCGGACCATTACCGCTGGTCGATCTATTCGCTCGACGGTGCGCCGGTCCATGCGAGCAATGGAATCGCCGTGCGGCCGACCCAGGCGCTCGACTACACGAACCTGCCCGACGTGATGATCGTGTGCGGCGGAATCCGCATCCGCGACGTCGTCGACGACCGTGCGCGCGACACGCTCGCGGCGCTCGCCGAACGCGGGTTGCCGCTCGGCGGCATCTGTACCGGCGCGTACGCGTTGATGTCCGGCGGGCTGCTCGACGGCTATCGCTGCACCGTCCACTGGGAAAACCTGTCCGCGCTGCATGCGGAATTTCCGCAGGTCGGGTTTGCCGACGAGCTGTTCGTCGTCGATCGCGACCGCCTCACGTGCACCGGCGGAACCGCGCCGCTCGACCTGATGCTCAACCTCGTCGGGATGCGCTTCGGCCAGCAGCTGGCCGCGCAGGTGTCCGAACAGTTCATCCTCGAGCGCATCCGCAGCTCGACCGACACGCAGCCGATTCCGGTCGATGCACGCGTCGGATTCTCGCGCGCGGAGCTGATCGAGGTCGTGCGGCTGATGGAGGCGAACATCGAGGAACCGCTGTCGCTGGAGGAACTCGCGCGGCTCGTGCGGCTGTCGCAGCGGCACCTGCAGCGGATGTTCAAGGTGTACCTGAACGTTTCGCCGACGCACTATTACCTGACCCTGCGGTTGAAACGCGCGCGCGATTTGCTGCGCACGACCGATGCGTCGATCGCACGCGTGACGACGACGTGCGGCTTCCATTCGCCGTGTCACTTCAGCAAGGCGTATCGCGCGCAGTTCGGTCACGCGCCGAGCTACGAGCGCCGGCTGCCGGGGCGCTGA
- the choW gene encoding choline ABC transporter permease subunit translates to MSEMIPLGSWVDQSVHYLLDHDAATFDAIGRAIEGLAAFVEHSLQAVPMWLMMAVFIGVGLWRVGWRFALFTTLSLLLIFATGFWDQTVITLGLTLSSTIISLVLGIPLGIWAAKSKWVAAIVRPILDLMQTMPAFVYLIPAAMLFGLGRVPGILSTVIFAMPPAVRLTSLGIRHVNREIVEAGQAFGCTPWQLLYKVQFPNALPSIMQGVNQTIMMALSMVIIASMVGAGGLGNDVLASIQRLDIGLGFESGLSVVLLAIILDRITESFGRAPGTVKAPLFSGLKQLFRAKGAPVQA, encoded by the coding sequence ATGTCTGAAATGATTCCGCTCGGCAGCTGGGTCGACCAGTCCGTTCATTACCTGCTCGACCATGACGCGGCGACGTTCGATGCGATCGGCCGCGCGATCGAAGGGCTTGCCGCATTCGTCGAGCACAGCCTGCAGGCGGTTCCGATGTGGCTGATGATGGCCGTCTTCATCGGCGTGGGTTTGTGGCGCGTGGGCTGGCGCTTCGCGCTGTTTACCACACTGTCGTTGCTGCTGATCTTCGCGACGGGCTTCTGGGATCAGACGGTCATCACGCTCGGCCTCACGCTGTCGTCGACGATCATCAGCCTCGTGCTCGGCATTCCGCTCGGCATCTGGGCCGCGAAGAGCAAGTGGGTCGCCGCGATCGTGCGTCCGATTCTCGACCTGATGCAGACGATGCCCGCATTCGTCTACCTGATTCCGGCTGCGATGCTGTTCGGTCTCGGCCGCGTGCCGGGGATCCTGTCGACGGTGATCTTCGCGATGCCGCCGGCCGTGCGGCTGACGAGCCTCGGCATCCGGCACGTGAATCGCGAGATCGTCGAGGCCGGCCAGGCATTCGGCTGCACGCCGTGGCAGTTGCTGTACAAGGTGCAGTTCCCGAACGCGCTGCCGTCGATCATGCAGGGCGTGAACCAGACGATCATGATGGCGCTGTCGATGGTGATCATCGCGTCGATGGTCGGCGCCGGCGGCCTCGGCAACGACGTGCTCGCGAGCATCCAGCGCCTCGACATCGGTCTTGGCTTCGAAAGCGGTCTGTCGGTCGTGCTGCTCGCGATCATTCTCGACCGCATCACCGAGAGCTTCGGCCGCGCGCCGGGCACCGTGAAAGCACCGCTGTTCTCGGGCCTGAAGCAGCTGTTCCGCGCGAAGGGCGCGCCCGTTCAAGCCTGA